From Novosphingobium resinovorum, the proteins below share one genomic window:
- a CDS encoding ATP-binding protein has product MTLPEIPRRLGMPLAMQMVAILVCALLAAQAVTLALTVILPPRPAERWNMDEVAGALGGGPAPKRLERKAMSGPPDVSGQGWLVSESSRDALARRIGQPANDVVLAFYTQLPVGGVAVPTGGRSPLAVKSPGSGSLSSLLIDEAHAQAIPGGPPAGGSAGPAGLPGGGFPGGRMPGGNFPGGGFPGGAGPRVPAQPGSSMPRPNLPGGQIGGGKGGMAPGQTGGTRPGAGNVPGNGTGEGGRPIGSPGAARGAGPFAQPGLTPGIGSAPPSPVIAIAPPVAQPSPAAEPTEEIRRAPGRPAARPTATAPASTPAIQPQPAASTPPVAAAAPSPKPGMQAQPIPAPQPIPFRRATSTLFDVASPPFIEGDFVAAARQSDGTWLAVAPRAEPFPNAWQTRVMLWFALSLAIVSPLAWLFVRRIVVPLRDFAQAAEQLGRDPSATILPLSGPAEIGRAANAFNQMRHRLRAFVDDRTAMVGAISHDLRTPLTRLRFRIEDVPDDQREGLLKEVTEMEAMISQVIAFIRDASTPGPRHRLDFAELIAGSVADWQLVGAKVEIERNAHIPVEVDPVGIRRLLGNLLENAVKYGDSARVRVSLSGNEAVAEIVDGGPGIPEDEFDRAFEPFYRSEAARKSGRNGSGLGLAVCRSIARAHGGDVSFAHGQDGFVARVSVPAAFVPTLRKAA; this is encoded by the coding sequence ATGACCCTTCCCGAGATCCCCCGCCGACTCGGCATGCCGCTTGCCATGCAGATGGTCGCGATCCTGGTATGCGCATTGCTCGCGGCGCAGGCGGTGACCCTGGCGCTCACGGTCATCCTGCCGCCGCGCCCGGCCGAGCGCTGGAATATGGACGAAGTCGCGGGCGCGCTCGGCGGCGGCCCCGCCCCCAAGCGCCTCGAACGCAAAGCCATGAGCGGTCCGCCTGATGTCAGCGGGCAAGGTTGGCTGGTCTCGGAATCCTCGCGCGATGCACTGGCCCGGCGCATCGGCCAGCCCGCGAACGATGTGGTGCTCGCTTTCTACACCCAGCTTCCGGTCGGCGGCGTCGCCGTGCCGACGGGCGGCCGATCGCCCCTTGCCGTGAAATCTCCCGGTTCGGGCAGCCTGTCCTCGCTGCTGATCGATGAGGCCCATGCCCAGGCGATCCCGGGCGGGCCGCCTGCGGGTGGCTCGGCCGGTCCCGCAGGCCTTCCGGGCGGCGGTTTTCCCGGTGGCCGGATGCCGGGCGGCAACTTCCCCGGCGGCGGCTTTCCGGGCGGGGCTGGCCCGCGCGTGCCTGCACAGCCCGGCTCATCCATGCCCCGCCCCAATCTGCCCGGCGGGCAAATCGGCGGCGGCAAGGGCGGCATGGCCCCCGGGCAGACCGGCGGCACCCGCCCCGGTGCAGGAAATGTCCCGGGAAATGGAACGGGTGAAGGCGGACGCCCGATCGGCAGTCCGGGCGCCGCACGCGGAGCCGGCCCCTTCGCCCAGCCCGGCCTGACACCCGGTATCGGCTCCGCTCCGCCCAGTCCCGTCATTGCCATCGCGCCGCCGGTCGCCCAGCCGAGTCCGGCAGCCGAGCCGACCGAGGAGATCCGGCGCGCGCCAGGCCGCCCGGCCGCGAGGCCCACAGCGACCGCACCGGCCTCCACTCCGGCCATTCAACCCCAGCCTGCCGCTTCCACGCCCCCTGTCGCGGCAGCCGCCCCCTCGCCCAAGCCCGGCATGCAGGCACAGCCGATCCCCGCGCCGCAGCCCATCCCCTTCCGCCGTGCGACGAGCACGCTGTTCGATGTCGCCTCGCCCCCGTTCATCGAGGGGGACTTCGTAGCGGCCGCACGGCAGTCCGACGGGACTTGGCTGGCCGTGGCACCGCGCGCCGAGCCCTTCCCCAATGCCTGGCAGACCCGGGTGATGCTGTGGTTCGCACTGTCGCTGGCGATCGTCAGCCCGCTGGCCTGGCTGTTCGTGCGCCGTATCGTCGTGCCGCTGCGTGATTTTGCCCAAGCCGCCGAGCAGCTCGGCCGCGATCCTTCGGCGACCATCCTGCCGCTGTCCGGCCCGGCCGAGATCGGACGCGCGGCGAATGCCTTCAACCAGATGCGCCACCGCCTTCGAGCCTTCGTCGACGATCGCACCGCCATGGTCGGCGCGATCAGCCATGACTTGCGCACCCCCCTCACCCGGCTGCGCTTCCGCATCGAGGACGTGCCCGATGACCAGCGCGAGGGCCTGCTGAAGGAAGTGACCGAGATGGAAGCGATGATCAGCCAGGTCATTGCCTTCATCCGCGACGCCTCGACGCCCGGCCCGCGCCACCGGCTCGACTTCGCCGAACTCATCGCCGGGAGTGTCGCCGACTGGCAGTTGGTCGGCGCAAAGGTCGAGATCGAGCGCAATGCCCACATCCCAGTCGAGGTCGATCCGGTCGGCATCCGCCGCCTGCTCGGCAATCTGCTGGAAAACGCGGTCAAGTATGGCGACAGCGCCCGCGTGCGTGTCTCCCTCAGCGGCAACGAGGCCGTCGCGGAGATCGTCGATGGCGGCCCGGGTATCCCCGAGGATGAGTTCGATCGCGCCTTCGAACCGTTCTACCGCAGTGAAGCCGCGCGCAAGTCGGGTCGGAACGGCAGCGGGCTCGGCCTCGCGGTCTGCCGCTCGATCGCGCGGGCACACGGCGGCGACGTCTCCTTCGCGCACGGTCAGGATGGCTTCGTGGCGCGTGTGAGCGTGCCAGCCGCGTTCGTCCCGACCCTGCGCAAAGCCGCCTGA
- a CDS encoding autotransporter outer membrane beta-barrel domain-containing protein: MRRHFHSLGASLLLSLPLQPAAAQEAEEAAAAEATTIAPSSSDAAAGAGAGTATATGPVQVAPLRWTATASGGISARDDGPDGSWQSLSLTRTVGRGYLRASAMRYHGTLQQSDLALPSDYYVGTLGAGGNFDNWVVDGWVSFGRQDYGRISTSLGSRASTGAKGSDYYAIGGDFGRVLPLGSRFFLTPTLAASFADGKLLRPAPDALGLRDQETDEPTWSANATMRVDYAFGSSREHYAGLSFSRNWTSNGLSALRVRHNPDPDAELPFRLDSKHYADSWFEVGATTNMKLGRNLYLDLFATRSFGVKAGNVTSAGATLRRSF; the protein is encoded by the coding sequence ATGCGCAGGCATTTCCACTCCCTTGGTGCGTCACTGCTGCTTTCGCTGCCTCTTCAGCCTGCCGCCGCGCAAGAAGCCGAAGAGGCAGCCGCAGCCGAAGCGACTACGATCGCCCCTTCTTCCAGCGATGCGGCGGCGGGGGCGGGGGCCGGCACCGCAACCGCGACCGGCCCCGTGCAAGTCGCTCCGCTGCGATGGACGGCGACAGCCTCCGGCGGCATCAGCGCCCGTGACGATGGACCGGATGGAAGCTGGCAGTCGCTCAGCCTGACGCGCACCGTCGGCCGCGGCTACCTGCGCGCCAGCGCCATGCGCTACCACGGCACGCTGCAACAGTCGGACCTCGCGCTGCCCTCGGACTATTACGTCGGGACACTCGGAGCGGGGGGAAACTTCGACAACTGGGTGGTCGACGGCTGGGTCAGCTTCGGCAGGCAGGATTACGGCCGGATCAGCACCTCGCTGGGCAGCCGCGCCAGTACCGGCGCAAAGGGCAGCGACTATTATGCCATCGGCGGCGATTTCGGCCGCGTGCTGCCGCTTGGGTCGCGCTTCTTTCTCACTCCGACCCTGGCCGCGTCGTTCGCGGACGGAAAGCTGCTGCGCCCGGCGCCCGATGCCCTTGGTCTGCGCGATCAGGAAACCGACGAACCGACCTGGTCGGCCAATGCCACGATGCGCGTCGACTATGCATTCGGCAGCAGCCGGGAGCACTACGCCGGCCTTTCCTTTTCGCGGAACTGGACCAGCAACGGCCTGTCCGCATTGAGGGTTCGACACAATCCCGACCCTGACGCGGAACTGCCGTTCCGGCTCGACAGCAAGCACTATGCCGACAGCTGGTTCGAGGTGGGCGCCACCACCAACATGAAACTGGGGCGCAATCTCTACCTCGACCTGTTCGCCACGCGCAGCTTCGGCGTGAAAGCCGGGAACGTCACGTCCGCAGGAGCGACCTTGCGCCGCTCGTTCTGA
- a CDS encoding NAD-dependent epimerase/dehydratase family protein yields MMTGQVSKVAASSVLVTGAAGFIGSAVAEALISRGQPVIGIDNLNTYYPVSLKRARLDGLAARHGNLFHFHELDFADMSALTETLAPFTFDTIVHLGAQAGVRYSLENPQAYVASNLAGHVNMLEIARARQVVHMVYASSSSVYGGNTKLPFAVEDRADHPVSLYAATKKADELMSETYAHLFRLPLTGLRFFTVYGPWGRPDMAMWKFAERILTDRPIDVYNHGEMSRDFTYIDDIVGGVLACLDRPPVDDGAQKAGGSVKPHALYNIGNNKSEHLLRLIEVLEDACGRKAQRNLLPMQPGDVPATYADITALTRDTGYAPSTPIETGVPRFVDWFRGYTGF; encoded by the coding sequence ATGATGACAGGACAAGTTTCGAAGGTGGCAGCATCAAGCGTGCTGGTGACCGGAGCCGCCGGCTTCATCGGCAGCGCCGTTGCCGAGGCGCTGATAAGCCGGGGCCAGCCGGTGATCGGCATCGACAACCTCAACACCTATTACCCGGTCTCTCTCAAGCGCGCGCGCCTCGACGGGCTCGCCGCGCGTCATGGCAACCTGTTCCATTTCCACGAACTCGACTTTGCGGATATGTCCGCGCTGACCGAGACACTGGCGCCCTTCACGTTCGACACCATCGTCCACCTCGGTGCACAGGCCGGTGTCCGGTACTCCCTGGAAAACCCGCAGGCTTACGTCGCCTCCAACCTTGCCGGGCACGTCAACATGCTGGAGATCGCCCGCGCCCGGCAGGTCGTTCACATGGTCTACGCCAGTTCAAGCTCGGTCTACGGCGGCAACACGAAGCTCCCCTTCGCCGTGGAAGACCGCGCGGACCATCCCGTCTCGCTCTACGCGGCGACCAAGAAGGCCGACGAACTGATGAGCGAGACATACGCCCATCTTTTCCGCCTGCCCCTTACCGGCCTGAGGTTTTTCACCGTCTACGGTCCCTGGGGCAGACCCGACATGGCCATGTGGAAGTTCGCCGAACGGATCCTCACGGACCGCCCGATCGACGTCTACAATCATGGCGAGATGAGCCGCGACTTTACCTACATCGACGACATCGTCGGCGGCGTCCTCGCCTGCCTCGATCGCCCGCCGGTCGACGACGGCGCGCAAAAGGCAGGCGGCAGCGTCAAGCCGCACGCGCTCTACAACATCGGCAACAACAAGTCCGAGCATCTGTTGCGCCTCATCGAAGTGCTGGAGGACGCCTGTGGCCGCAAGGCACAGCGCAACCTGCTGCCGATGCAGCCCGGCGACGTCCCCGCGACTTATGCCGACATCACCGCGCTGACCCGCGATACCGGCTATGCGCCGAGTACGCCGATTGAGACAGGCGTGCCGCGTTTTGTCGACTGGTTCCGGGGATATACTGGATTTTGA
- a CDS encoding UDP-glucose dehydrogenase family protein, producing MKIAMVGSGYVGLVSGACFADFGHDVVCIDKDQSKIDRLNDGVMPIYEPGLGALVGGNVKAGRLSFTTDLAEGIRGASAIFIAVGTPSRRGDGHADLSFVHTVAREIGEHLSNDAVVVTKSTVPVGTGDEVERILADSGTQHRFAVVSNPEFLREGAAIGDFKRPDRIVIGAEDEFGRQIMQQVYRPLFLNESPILFTSRRSAEIIKYAANAFLATKITFINEIADLCEKVGGDVQDVARGIGLDGRIGKKFLHAGPGYGGSCFPKDTLALLKTAEDHESPLRIVEAVSKVNDSRKRAMGRKVVEALGGSDAARGKRVAMLGLTFKPNTDDMRDSPAIAIAQTLDDAGISVSAFDPEGMELARPLMPKVDMVGDPYAAIEGADAIVIVTEWDAFRALDLDRVKALAKAPVLVDLRNIYKAHEMRSAGFAYTSIGRP from the coding sequence ATGAAGATTGCAATGGTGGGTTCAGGCTATGTCGGCCTCGTGTCTGGCGCCTGCTTCGCCGATTTCGGCCACGACGTCGTCTGCATCGACAAGGATCAGTCAAAGATCGACCGCCTCAACGACGGCGTGATGCCAATCTACGAACCCGGCCTCGGCGCACTCGTCGGCGGCAACGTCAAGGCAGGCCGCCTCTCCTTCACCACCGACCTTGCCGAAGGTATTCGCGGTGCAAGCGCGATCTTCATCGCGGTCGGCACGCCTTCGCGCCGGGGGGACGGCCATGCCGACCTCTCGTTCGTTCACACCGTTGCGCGTGAAATCGGGGAGCATCTTTCCAACGACGCGGTGGTCGTGACCAAGTCGACCGTGCCGGTCGGCACTGGCGACGAAGTCGAGCGCATCCTGGCAGACAGCGGTACGCAGCATCGCTTCGCCGTAGTCTCCAATCCCGAATTTCTCCGCGAAGGCGCCGCCATCGGCGACTTCAAGCGCCCCGACCGCATCGTCATCGGCGCTGAAGACGAGTTCGGCCGACAAATCATGCAGCAGGTCTATCGTCCGCTGTTCCTCAACGAATCGCCGATCCTGTTCACCTCGCGCCGCTCGGCCGAGATCATTAAATATGCCGCCAACGCCTTCCTTGCGACGAAGATCACGTTCATCAACGAGATTGCCGATTTGTGCGAAAAGGTCGGGGGTGACGTGCAGGATGTAGCGCGCGGCATCGGCCTCGATGGTCGCATCGGCAAGAAGTTCCTCCACGCCGGTCCGGGCTATGGCGGCTCGTGCTTCCCCAAGGACACGCTTGCGCTGCTCAAGACCGCCGAGGACCATGAAAGCCCGCTGCGAATCGTCGAAGCCGTGTCCAAGGTGAACGACAGTCGCAAGCGCGCGATGGGTCGCAAGGTCGTAGAAGCTCTGGGCGGGTCGGATGCAGCGCGCGGCAAGCGCGTCGCCATGCTCGGCCTGACGTTCAAGCCCAACACCGATGACATGCGCGATTCCCCTGCCATCGCCATCGCGCAGACCCTTGACGATGCCGGTATTAGCGTCTCCGCCTTCGATCCGGAAGGCATGGAACTGGCCCGTCCGCTAATGCCGAAAGTAGATATGGTTGGCGATCCCTACGCCGCCATCGAGGGCGCTGATGCGATCGTGATCGTCACCGAATGGGATGCCTTCCGCGCACTCGACCTCGATCGTGTCAAGGCTCTTGCCAAGGCTCCGGTGCTCGTCGATCTGAGGAACATCTACAAGGCACACGAGATGCGCAGCGCAGGCTTCGCCTACACGTCGATCGGGCGCCCCTGA
- a CDS encoding SDR family NAD(P)-dependent oxidoreductase, whose amino-acid sequence MAELRFDDRVAVITGGGRGLGRAHALLLASRGCKVVVNDPGVSMAGDATGEGPAEALVAEIRAAGGEAVASLDSVATREGGKAIIDTALDAFGRIDILIHSAGNVRRGSLSSLAYEDFSAVLDVHLKGAYHVMREAFPRMMAQGYGRIVLTSSINGLYGKADNVTYSACKAALMGLSNTAAIEGQRHNVRSNLIVPAAVTRMSDGIDTSRFPPMEPEMVAPMVAYLCHEQCEATGEMYVAMGGRLARAWIAENAGIFRQEWSLEDVAGQIAAIRQGGAALAFPPVPDGQLDHLLHGFAMIRESAGT is encoded by the coding sequence ATGGCCGAATTGCGTTTCGACGATCGCGTCGCAGTGATAACCGGAGGTGGCCGGGGTCTCGGCCGCGCTCATGCACTGCTGCTGGCGAGCCGGGGATGCAAGGTCGTCGTCAACGATCCGGGTGTCTCGATGGCAGGCGACGCCACCGGCGAAGGGCCTGCGGAGGCGCTCGTCGCGGAAATCCGCGCGGCTGGCGGAGAAGCCGTGGCCAGCCTCGACAGCGTCGCGACGCGTGAAGGGGGCAAGGCGATCATCGATACCGCGCTGGATGCCTTCGGGCGGATCGACATCCTGATCCACTCGGCGGGCAACGTGCGGCGCGGCTCGCTCTCGAGCCTCGCCTACGAGGATTTCAGCGCGGTGCTCGATGTGCACCTGAAGGGCGCCTACCACGTCATGCGCGAGGCATTTCCGCGCATGATGGCGCAGGGCTACGGCCGGATCGTCCTCACCAGTTCGATCAATGGACTTTACGGCAAGGCCGACAATGTCACGTATTCGGCGTGCAAGGCGGCTCTCATGGGCTTGTCGAACACGGCCGCGATCGAGGGGCAGCGCCACAACGTGCGCTCCAATCTCATCGTGCCGGCGGCAGTCACCCGCATGTCCGATGGGATCGACACGAGCAGGTTCCCGCCGATGGAGCCCGAGATGGTGGCGCCGATGGTCGCTTACCTGTGTCATGAGCAATGCGAGGCGACCGGCGAGATGTACGTCGCCATGGGAGGCCGTCTGGCGCGCGCCTGGATCGCGGAGAATGCGGGAATATTCCGACAGGAATGGAGTCTGGAGGACGTAGCCGGGCAGATCGCGGCAATCAGGCAGGGCGGCGCGGCGCTGGCGTTTCCGCCGGTGCCGGACGGTCAACTCGACCACCTGCTGCATGGCTTCGCGATGATCCGCGAGAGCGCGGGAACCTGA
- a CDS encoding CaiB/BaiF CoA transferase family protein, whose translation MSADAGPSWPGPLAGVRVIDFTRVLAGPAASLALADLGAEVFKIEPPGTGDETRTFPPMREGESHYYLAVNRGKKSIVVDLKTEEGLALVKDLAMRCDVLVENYRPGVMERLGLGWEELHAINPRLIYCSISGYGQTGPLRDRPSFDIVLQAMSGALSMNGEAGGLPTKMGIPLGDLVGGINGPIGVLSALYERERTGLGRHIDISLMDGLMGMLGYIAQLAFFTGSDPQRVGSQHPNLVPYGIFPAREGSIVIACLTSGFWARICRAIGREELAEDPRYDTLEKRRDSREEVNAIVADFTSCHSVDELGAIFTAHEVPHAPILGVSEALAQPQAQARGMVVETEHAVLGAIPIVNRSIRFTDAEQPVPEAPPVLGQHTDAILAEVLDLSPERIAMLRGAGVVA comes from the coding sequence GTGAGCGCGGACGCAGGCCCTTCCTGGCCCGGTCCGCTGGCGGGCGTGCGGGTGATCGACTTCACCCGTGTCCTGGCCGGTCCCGCGGCGAGCCTCGCGCTGGCCGACCTCGGCGCCGAAGTGTTCAAGATCGAGCCGCCCGGAACCGGCGACGAGACCCGCACCTTTCCGCCGATGCGCGAGGGCGAGAGCCATTATTACCTCGCGGTCAATCGCGGCAAGAAATCGATCGTGGTCGATCTCAAGACCGAGGAGGGCCTAGCCCTGGTCAAGGACCTCGCCATGCGCTGCGACGTGCTGGTGGAGAACTACCGGCCGGGCGTGATGGAGCGGCTGGGGCTCGGGTGGGAGGAACTGCATGCGATCAACCCGCGCCTGATTTACTGCTCGATCTCGGGCTATGGTCAAACCGGGCCGCTGCGGGACCGGCCCAGCTTCGATATCGTGCTTCAGGCGATGTCCGGCGCACTGTCGATGAATGGCGAGGCGGGTGGGCTGCCGACCAAGATGGGCATTCCGCTCGGCGATCTCGTTGGCGGGATCAACGGGCCGATCGGCGTACTGTCCGCGCTCTATGAGCGGGAACGCACCGGGCTGGGGCGTCATATCGACATCAGCCTGATGGATGGCCTGATGGGCATGCTCGGCTACATTGCGCAGCTCGCCTTCTTCACCGGGTCGGACCCGCAGCGGGTGGGCTCGCAGCATCCCAACCTCGTGCCGTACGGGATATTCCCGGCGCGGGAGGGCTCTATCGTGATCGCCTGCCTGACCTCCGGCTTCTGGGCACGCATCTGCCGCGCGATCGGACGCGAGGAACTGGCCGAGGACCCGCGCTATGACACGCTGGAAAAGCGCCGCGACTCCCGCGAGGAGGTCAACGCGATCGTCGCGGATTTCACCTCGTGCCACTCCGTCGATGAACTGGGGGCGATCTTCACCGCGCACGAGGTGCCGCACGCCCCGATCCTGGGCGTGAGCGAGGCTCTGGCGCAGCCCCAGGCGCAGGCGCGCGGCATGGTCGTCGAGACCGAGCACGCCGTCCTGGGGGCCATTCCCATCGTCAATCGGTCCATCCGATTCACTGACGCCGAGCAGCCGGTGCCCGAGGCACCTCCGGTGCTGGGCCAGCATACCGATGCGATCCTGGCCGAAGTGCTCGATCTATCGCCCGAGCGGATCGCGATGCTGCGCGGTGCCGGAGTCGTTGCCTGA
- a CDS encoding alpha/beta hydrolase gives MDTTTRAMPAFLPDGSVEVPGFTLPVSDLVSAQAAAMQRLRAEMPAFDAAGEDGDIAARRAQINAYMAPQIERLRAAFPVSIVRSVIGGVEVLDVTPAEGGHDPHRVLINLHGGAFCVGWDGVALVEAIPIASLGRIRVISVNYRMAPEHRHPAGVEDVAAVYRALLEDYAPGRIGIYGGSAGGALTAQAAAWLVAHDLPQVGAIGVFGAGGVPFGTGESAYVTGYTDASFPPPPADGSAPVDITYGYFAGCDARDPSAWPGWHPDILAHFPPALIITGTRAMDLSPAIFTHSQLLKAGVRSSLIVGEGMGHCYHYQLDLPEGRDAVEAIVRFFRENLT, from the coding sequence ATGGATACCACGACGCGCGCGATGCCGGCGTTTCTTCCCGACGGCAGCGTCGAGGTGCCGGGCTTCACCCTGCCGGTCTCCGATCTCGTCAGCGCGCAGGCGGCGGCGATGCAGCGGCTGCGGGCCGAGATGCCTGCCTTCGACGCCGCCGGGGAGGATGGTGACATCGCGGCCCGGCGCGCGCAGATCAATGCCTATATGGCGCCGCAGATCGAACGACTTCGCGCTGCGTTCCCGGTCAGCATCGTACGTTCGGTGATAGGCGGCGTGGAAGTGCTCGACGTGACGCCCGCCGAGGGCGGGCACGACCCGCACCGCGTTCTCATCAACCTTCACGGCGGTGCCTTCTGCGTCGGCTGGGACGGCGTCGCGCTTGTCGAGGCCATCCCGATTGCCTCGCTCGGCCGCATCCGTGTCATCAGCGTCAATTACCGTATGGCGCCCGAGCATCGCCATCCGGCGGGCGTCGAGGATGTCGCTGCCGTCTACCGGGCGCTGCTGGAGGACTATGCCCCGGGCCGCATCGGCATCTACGGCGGATCGGCAGGCGGGGCGCTCACCGCGCAGGCCGCTGCCTGGCTTGTCGCCCACGACCTGCCGCAAGTCGGCGCGATCGGGGTGTTCGGGGCGGGCGGGGTTCCCTTCGGTACCGGGGAATCGGCTTACGTCACCGGTTATACCGATGCCTCGTTTCCGCCGCCTCCGGCCGACGGAAGCGCGCCCGTGGACATCACATATGGTTACTTCGCGGGCTGCGATGCGCGTGATCCGAGCGCCTGGCCGGGCTGGCATCCCGATATCCTGGCGCACTTCCCGCCGGCACTGATCATCACCGGCACCCGGGCAATGGACCTCAGCCCCGCGATCTTCACGCATTCGCAGCTGCTCAAGGCCGGCGTGCGCTCCAGCCTGATCGTCGGCGAGGGCATGGGGCACTGCTACCACTACCAGCTCGATCTGCCCGAGGGGCGTGATGCGGTCGAGGCGATCGTGCGCTTCTTCCGGGAAAACCTGACGTGA
- a CDS encoding FAS1-like dehydratase domain-containing protein yields the protein MATTAEPKNKFPKITEEGLDDLRQRIGVKIENTVEPWNYEATRDAIRHYAHGIGDDNPLWCDPEYAAKTKYGSLVALPSFLFTTSRIISGYCGGLSGVHAMWAGADWTWHKPVLRNDTIRVEAYLKDLVEHQTKFAGRSFQQIYHVDFYNQHGDHVAGADSWVFRTDRDEARERGTKYTEARGRVEPFTQEQLDEFYEIYDQEEQRGAVPRYFEDVNVGDKLPPMMKGPMTVTGFICYAQGWGGLYIRANKLAYKMQKAHPGLGIRNRFNVPDCPERVHWDEAFALEVGAPGAYDYGPERCSWLTHHMTDWIGDDGFLHKSSCQIRRHNPDGDAMVITGEVTRKFEENGKKYVEVAQKATTHRGELSAFGTAVAELPSKA from the coding sequence ATGGCCACCACAGCAGAACCGAAGAACAAGTTCCCCAAGATCACCGAGGAGGGGCTCGACGACCTGCGCCAGCGCATCGGCGTAAAAATCGAGAACACCGTCGAGCCATGGAACTACGAGGCCACTCGCGACGCCATCCGCCACTATGCCCACGGCATCGGCGACGACAATCCGTTGTGGTGCGACCCGGAATACGCCGCGAAGACCAAGTACGGCTCGCTCGTCGCGCTGCCTTCGTTCCTCTTCACCACCAGCCGTATCATATCGGGCTATTGCGGTGGTCTCTCGGGTGTCCACGCGATGTGGGCGGGGGCCGACTGGACCTGGCACAAGCCGGTGCTGCGCAACGACACCATCAGGGTCGAGGCGTACCTGAAGGATCTGGTCGAGCACCAGACCAAGTTCGCGGGCCGCTCGTTCCAGCAGATCTACCACGTCGACTTCTACAACCAGCACGGCGACCACGTCGCGGGCGCGGACAGCTGGGTGTTCCGCACCGACCGTGACGAGGCGCGCGAGCGCGGCACCAAGTACACCGAGGCGCGCGGCCGCGTGGAGCCCTTCACCCAGGAACAGCTCGACGAGTTCTACGAGATCTACGACCAGGAAGAGCAGCGCGGCGCGGTGCCCCGCTACTTCGAGGACGTGAATGTCGGCGACAAGCTGCCGCCGATGATGAAGGGCCCGATGACCGTCACCGGCTTCATCTGCTACGCACAAGGCTGGGGCGGCCTCTACATCCGCGCCAACAAGCTGGCCTACAAGATGCAGAAGGCGCATCCCGGCCTCGGCATCCGCAACCGCTTCAACGTGCCCGACTGCCCCGAGCGCGTACACTGGGACGAAGCCTTCGCGCTCGAGGTCGGGGCGCCGGGCGCCTACGACTACGGCCCGGAGCGCTGCTCGTGGCTGACCCACCACATGACCGACTGGATCGGCGACGACGGCTTCCTGCACAAGTCGAGCTGCCAGATCCGCCGCCACAACCCGGACGGCGACGCGATGGTCATCACCGGCGAAGTGACCCGCAAGTTCGAGGAGAACGGCAAGAAGTACGTCGAAGTGGCGCAGAAGGCGACGACCCACCGCGGCGAACTGTCGGCCTTCGGCACCGCCGTGGCGGAATTGCCCTCCAAGGCGTGA